A single region of the Amphiura filiformis chromosome 7, Afil_fr2py, whole genome shotgun sequence genome encodes:
- the LOC140157195 gene encoding uncharacterized protein has translation MFNNTRNVEIVDLSANNISSIENGTFSNCGSLVKLVLSHNPIVRLQYGAFTGLSHLRNLYLRGVHLKSLHKESLQGLQRVLYQVVIIAPYLCDIEPGLFEFTTLSFFTISSDCLRNLSGRIFSPTNSPYVGSIHIQNMPNLQEISPNAFDGISYFGDLRIRSTKLTRLPEGLFGNTSILNLADLSKNRLEDLPDNFLQSSPTLNARSLFSNNLTHVSAGVFAGLKSLRILLLFHNRLTEIPELTHLPKLESLYLFDNNISYVGNTSLKTSMQLITTLHMYYNPITTIEDYSFDLLARGGKVFMSTGHLYQLPKYLSDITLFSIGTDVEDVKWTVRNQQVADCFGESGFNCYENKTGHGYVYECVPCRVGYYAKHFKYEFYNAPCTACPSGGFYQDKIGQDTRMLDEIGCEKCNPGTFVPLKQSPGTKAEDCQVCPTGTDKATFAGFRACSCLDGYFRTDRFDACEQCPDEGIDCSWEYQTLETGYWWIWNFDGNETAGYIEMLKYKEFVKNIRTMDDSYDKNTVSYNGRIPKPFKCPKGNKSCPVKNIKGDEHKINPSCGTGYEGWLCSSCSNRYYPWFEYCLECPSWSWLAVEIVIVIVVVVAIISVAIWNYKKEDRSTRSPLDTLVGRFKIVLAYYQIAGAIFTSIHDIQWPMKISQLAGIFRYLELNIFKLLAKPSCFLDVLRLNIYSEFVIGITFCAVVILLPYIIYVCLKLHNLCRFRHVTIPNGVHDWMKKQRAKCYFAVVVLLFITFPSICQVILGLMPPACDEFCLVANRTNCTYNVSKLRSDYAINCNSPTHMNYQMAAYICLIYVVGFPISTFFLIKTHVSTTGKCSVQTRSTQTTKECGERSTASTITEDERSLNSDGNVQRELLSISGQPSNDEEEDDENNAIDGETLSESDRLNDPLLDRVVPSPNSDPLHIRFLCENYKPKYWFWEIIELSRKLVQTSLVVLWGSEDPFTLGLSIAISVVYTVIHAYVKPMKDTFEHWLQMLSLMAIFFNLLAAIYFKVPYSDHRQELMTAFILIVNLSVVLLAVGNVLIVTWKTVRRQRCNGNCTASCLCCCATVTRLATNVSAVSQHIPP, from the exons ATGTTCAATAATACGAGAAATGTGGAAATAGT GGACCTGTCGGCTAACAACATATCTTCGATAGAAAATGGAACTTTCTCCAACTGTGGGAGTCTTGTTAAATT GGTTCTTTCTCATAATCCGATAGTTAGACTTCAATATGGAGCTTTTACAGGACTCTCTCATCTGCGAAACTT GTATCTACGTGGTGTTCATCTGAAGTCCCTTCATAAGGAGTCTCTGCAGGGCCTACAAAGAGTGTTATATCAGGT CGTGATAATAGCACCCTATCTTTGTGATATTGAACCTGGATTATTTGAGTTTACTACGCTTAGCTTTTT TACAATTTCGTCCGATTGTCTGCGAAACTTGTCAGGAAGAATATTTAGTCCGACAAACAGTCCATACGTTGGTTCAAT aCACATCCAGAATATGCCTAATTTACAGGAAATATCACCTAATGCATTCGATGGTATCTCATATTTTGGTGATCT AAGAATACGCTCCACCAAGTTGACTCGTCTACCCGAAGGATTATTTGGCAATACATCGATCTTGAACCTCGC GGACTTATCTAAAAACCGTCTAGAGGATTTGCCAGATAACTTTTTGCAATCTTCACCAACACTAAATGCGCGTTCCCTGTTCAGCAACAATCTCACACATGTATCAGCCGGTGTCTTTGCTGGGTTAAAATCCCTGAGGATACT ATTATTATTTCACAACAGACTAACGGAAATACCAGAACTAACACACTTACCGAAGTTGGAAAGCTT GTATTTATTTGATAACAACATTTCATACGTTGGCAACACGTCGCTGAAGACATCAATGCAATTAATTACGACACT ACACATGTACTATAATCCAATAACAACGATTGAGGATTATTCTTTTGACTTGCTAGCACGCGGAGGAAAGGT ATTTATGTCTACTGGACATCTGTACCAGTTGCCGAAATATTTGTCAGACATTACCCT TTTTTCTATTGGTACTGACGTAGAAGATGTCAAATGGACAGTTAGAAATCAGCAAGTTGCTGATTGCTTTGGAGAATCGGGGTTTAATTGCTATGAAAACAAAACAGGACATGGATATGTATATGAATGTGTACCATGTAGAGTTGGATACTACGCCAAACATTTCAAATATGAATTTTATAATGCGCCGTGTACAGCATGTCCCTCAG GTGGATTCTACCAGGATAAAATTGGACAAGACACTAGAATGCTGGATGAGATTGGCTGTGAGAAGTGTAATCCTGGCACTTTTGTGCCGTTAAAACAGTCGCCGGGGACAAAAGCTGAAGATTGCCAAGTATGTCCTACAGGAACTGATAAAGCAACATTTGCTGGTTTCCGCGCATGCTCTTGTTTAGATGGATATTTCCGAACAGATAGATTTGATGCTTGCGAGCAATGTCCCGATGAAGGCATTGACTGTTCTTGGGAGTACCAGACACTGGAGACAGGGTACTGGTGGATATGGAACTTTGACGGGAATGAAACAGCGGGTTATATAGAAATGTTGAAGTACAAAGAATTCGTTAAGAACATTCGTACTATGGACGACAGCTATGACAAAAATACTGTCAGTTATAATGGGCGGATACCGAAACCATTCAAGTGCCCTAAAGGAAATAAATCCTGTCCAGTAAAGAATATTAAAGGAGATGAGCACAAGATAAATCCATCTTGTGGAACGGGTTACGAAGGATGGTTGTGTTCTAGTTGTAGCAACAGATATTACCCGTGGTTTGAATACTGCTTGGAATGCCCGTCGTGGTCGTGGCTGGCCGTAGAGATTGTTATTGTCATTGTCGTTGTTGTTGCCATTATTAGTGTTGCAATTTGGAATTACAAAAAAGAAGACAGATCAACGCGATCGCCTCTAGATACTTTAGTTGGTAGATTTAAAATTGTCCTCGCTTACTACCAAATTGCTGGAGCAATTTTTACATCTATTCACGACATTCAATGGCCAATGAAAATATCACAGCTAGCAGGCATCTTCCGATACTTAGAACTGAACATCTTTAAGCTCTTAGCTAAACCTAGCTGCTTCTTAGATGTATTGCGATTGAACATTTATAGTGAATTTGTTATTGGTATTACATTCTGTGCTGTCGTTATCCTCTTGCCATATATAATTTATGTATGCCTGAAATTGCACAACCTATGCCGTTTCCGTCATGTTACCATTCCGAACGGTGTTCACGACTGGATGAAAAAACAAAGGGCAAAATGCTACTTCGCTGTAGTCGTATTGCTGTTTATAACCTTCCCAAGTATATGCCAGGTTATCTTGGGGCTTATGCCACCCGCTTGCGATGAGTTTTGTCTTGTTGCCAACCGTACTAACTGCACGTACAATGTTTCCAAACTACGATCCGATTACGCAATAAACTGTAACAGTCCGACGCATATGAACTACCAAATGGCGGCATACATCTGTCTCATATACGTTGTCGGATTTCCTATTAGTACGTTTTTCCTTATAAAGACACATGTTTCTACAACAGGAAAATGTAGCGTCCAAACCAGAAGTACTCAAACAACGAAAGAATGTGGCGAAAGAAGTACGGCTTCAACAATCACGGAAGACGAAAGAAGCCTCAACTCGGATGGCAATGTGCAAAGAGAGCTCTTATCAATCAGCGGACAACCTTCAAATGACGAAGAAGAAGACGACGAAAACAATGCCATTGACGGTGAAACATTGTCAGAGAGTGATAGATTGAATGACCCATTACTTGACAGAGTCGTTCCTTCTCCTAACAGTGACCCACTGCACATTCGATTTCTTTGCGAGAACTATAAACCCAAATATTGGTTCTGGGAAATCATTGAATTGTCCCGTAAATTGGTTCAAACATCGCTTGTCGTTTTGTGGGGCTCGGAAGATCCTTTTACCCTCGGTTTATCAATTGCAATCTCGGTTGTTTACACTGTAATTCACGCATATGTAAAGCCGATGAAAGATACATTTGAACACTGGCTGCAGATGCTGTCACTCATGGCCATTTTCTTCAACTTGTTAGCAGCTATATATTTTAAGGTTCCATACAGCGACCACAGACAGGAACTCATGACTGCGTTCATCCTTATAGTGAACCTATCAGTTGTGCTCCTAGCTGTAG GAAACGTTCTCATTGTTACATGGAAAACTGTGAGAAGGCAGCGATGCAATGGCAACTGTACAGCCTCATGTctttgttgctgtgctacagtgACGAGATTAGCGACTAATGTTTCAGCTGTCAGTCAACATATTCCACCTTGA